Proteins found in one Terriglobia bacterium genomic segment:
- a CDS encoding PQQ-binding-like beta-propeller repeat protein: PMLAPVWISRDMHTPDPPVVANGVVYALQTGKNATETRSGGKQPGTNAVLYALDAETGRQIYSSGKLIDSFTHFSEPVVAGGNVYVCTWDGKVYAFGLKK; the protein is encoded by the coding sequence AACCGATGCTGGCGCCGGTGTGGATTTCCCGCGACATGCATACGCCGGACCCTCCCGTTGTGGCGAACGGCGTAGTATACGCCCTGCAAACGGGAAAGAATGCAACGGAAACGCGCTCGGGCGGAAAGCAACCCGGTACCAACGCCGTCTTGTACGCTCTCGATGCCGAAACTGGGCGGCAAATATACTCGAGCGGCAAGCTCATAGACAGCTTCACACATTTCAGTGAACCAGTGGTTGCCGGAGGCAACGTCTACGTCTGTACCTGGGATGGAAAGGTCTATGCTTTCGGGCTGAAGAAGTAG